The following are from one region of the Corylus avellana chromosome ca1, CavTom2PMs-1.0 genome:
- the LOC132172308 gene encoding myrcene synthase, chloroplastic-like, with translation MDLYRLASLGNANFTPQLLPPKTPISSFVKSASVPATFVCMATTQISTPSNNIVRRSANYQPPIWHYDYIQSLTSVYAGESFTGRIDKLKREVRMMFHKVVDPLEKLELIDILQRLGISYQFDDEIHRTLEGIYNVNHGGEILMCNKENIYATALEFRLLRQHGYSVPQEIFNSFKNEIGSFKVCLCDDIEGMICLYEASIHSVEGESILEEARDFAAKQLSEYVKQSKDQNLLAIVNHALELPLHWRMLRLEALWFIDVYRSRQDMNPILLELAELDFNIVQAAHLEDLKEVSRWWRSTGLGEKLSFARDRLMEHFLWAVGIIFQPQFGYCRRMLTKILALITTIDDVYDVYGTLEELELFTDVVERWDTNTMDRLPYYMKICFLALHNSINEMAFDTLKEQGFHNIQYLKKAWANLCKSYLLEAKWYYNGYTPSFQEYIENARVSISAPVVLVHAYFLVTNPLTKEALDCLEDHPNIIHWSSMILRLADDLGTSKDELDRGDVPKSIQCYMNETGATEEDAREHIKSLIGNTWKKINEERAADFPFSQTFIEIAMNLGRMAQCMYQYGDGHGVVDRETKKRILSLFIHPIPLHIGIDMKDQSLKNPSRPDPHAPLRDQSISDYEDDEDVHTAGDTIDEVEEVSSIAIADLRSIAECMIIKAELVLVNRASVNRASMAEYQCHELASVNLPRLKLQIAEFALLKNYSCRACLG, from the exons ATGGATCTTTACCGTCTTGCTTCACTCGGCAATGCCAACTTCACTCCACAGCTGCTGCCACCTAAGACTCCCATCTCATCATTCGTGAAATCCGCAAGTGTTCCTGCTACTTTCGTATGCATGGCCACCACCCAAATCTCAACTCCTTCCAATAATATTGTTCGGCGATCAGCAAATTACCAACCTCCCATTTGGCACTATGATTACATTCAGTCACTGACGAGTGTATAtgcg GGGGAGTCATTCACCGGACGGATTGATAAGCTCAAAAGAGAAGTGAGGATGATGTTTCACAAAGTCGTGGATCCTTTAGAGAAACTTGAGCTGATTGATATCTTGCAAAGACTTGGAATATCTTACCAATTTGATGATGAAATACATAGGACCTTGGAAGGTATATACAATGTTAATCATGGTGGTGAAATATTAATGTGCAACAAGGAGAATATATACGCCACCGCTCTTGAATTTAGATTGTTAAGACAACATGGATACAGTGTGCCTCAAG agatttttaatagtttcaaGAATGAGATAGGGAGCTTCAAGGTGTGCCTATGTGATGATATCGAGGGAATGATATGCTTGTATGAAGCCTCAATCCATTCGGTAGAAGGCGAAAGTATATTGGAAGAAGCAAGAGATTTCGCTGCCAAGCAACTCTCGGAGTACGTCAAGCAAAGCAAAGATCAAAATCTTCTTGCTATAGTGAACCATGCCCTGGAGCTTCCTCTCCATTGGAGGATGCTAAGGTTAGAAGCGTTGTGGTTCATTGACGTATACAGAAGCAGACAAGACATGAACCCTATCTTGCTTGAGCTCGCAGAATTGGATTTCAACATTGTCCAAGCAGCCCACCTAGAAGATCTAAAAGAAGTGTCAAG GTGGTGGAGGAGCACTGGTCTTGGCGAAAAGTTGAGCTTTGCAAGGGATAGGCTGATGGAGCATTTCTTATGGGCAGTGGGAATAATATTTCAGCCTCAGTTTGGATATTGTAGGAGAATGTTAACGAAGATCCTTGCATTGATAACAACAATCGATGATGTTTATGATGTATATGGCACCTTGGAGGAGCTTGAGCTCTTCACGGATGTTGTTGAGAG ATGGGATACCAATACAATGGATCGGCTTccatattatatgaagatatgTTTTCTTGCTCTCCACAATTCAATTAATGAAATGGCCTTTGACACCCTTAAAGAACAAGGATTCCACAACATCCAGTACCTTAAAAAAGCT TGGGCAAATTTATGCAAATCTTACTTGCTGGAAGCAAAGTGGTATTACAATGGATATACACCAAGCTTTCAAGAATACATTGAGAATGCACGTGTTTCAATATCAGCGCCAGTTGTATTAGTGCATGCTTATTTTCTTGTCACAAATCCATTAACGAAGGAAGCTTTGGATTGCTTGGAAGACCACCCCAACATAATCCATTGGTCATCAATGATTTTACGACTTGCAGATGATCTTGGAACATCTAAG GACGAGCTAGATAGAGGTGATGTTCCAAAATCAATCCAGTGTTACATGAATGAAACTGGTGCAACTGAAGAAGACGCCCGTGAACACATAAAGTCTTTGATCGGTAACACGTGGAAGAAGATAAATGAAGAAAGAGCTGCGGATTTTCCCTTCTCTCAAAcatttattgaaatcgcaatGAACCTTGGGAGGATGGCTCAATGCATGTACCAATATGGGGATGGACATGGTGTTGTAGACCGTGAAACTAAGAAGCGCATATTATCATTATTCATTCATCCTATTCCTCTACATATAGGGATCGACATGAAAGACCA AAGCCTTAAG AATCCATCTCGGCCAGATCCTCATGCACCTCTGCGAGATCAAAGCATCTCCGATTATGAGGACGACGAAGATGTGCACACCGCCGGTGATACCATCGACGAGGTCGAGGAGGTATCTTCCATTGCCATAGCGGACTTGAGATCCATAGCCGAATGCATGATCATCAAGGCCGAGCTTGTCTTAGTGAACCGAGCATCAGTGAACCGAGCGTCAATGGCCGAGTATCAATGCCATGAGCTTGCCTCAGTGAACCTTCCTCGGCTGAAATTACAAATCGCTGAGTTTGCCTTGCTGAAAAACTACAGCTGCCGAGCTTGTCTCGGTTAA
- the LOC132172214 gene encoding uncharacterized protein LOC132172214, producing the protein MAFLIENGENWSTTEDLMQYTNLPFTDRLMRFPMPGNFKVPRIGKYDGSGDPSDHMESFRAHIILHETPNEIACRAFPLTLKGVAKEWFGSLNPKSVDSFDYLGQQFLGQFLASRRRKKNPTYLLSLMQGKDESLKDYLSRFNREKLTVESTDEQNILSALMHGIQTKGPLMAELSKRPKTGTLRQFNSKAEEFINQEETISALLKSKVAKRKSAADPVMTNPRVIIEKKKKDGQDPKIQDKKVGLLPRPNQHQQYVGWTPLNTTVYKVFMEIKKDPNFRWPGRMKSPPQRRSTQKFCEYHNDHGHQTEDCISLRFEIEKFLRNGKLLNFLAKENSKGKNIQGGQGQHSGQIDDLSRNQRQRCDEPRVSQNQQQNPQNQAIIGEIRTISGGLASGGESSSARKAYAKQARMEEIFALEKPSKI; encoded by the coding sequence ATGGCTTTCCTAATTGAGAATGGAGAAAATTGGTCTACTACCGAGGATCTAATGCAGTACACCAACCTACCTTTTACTGACCGATTAATGAGGTTCCCCATGCCAGGTAATTTTAAGGTTCCTCGGATTGGCAAGTATGATGGAAGTGGAGATCCTTCCGACCACATGGAGAGTTTCCGAGCTCATATCATCCTTCATGAAACTCCTAACGAAATTGCTTGCCGAGCTTTCCCTTTAACTTTGAAGGGAGTTGCAAAGGAGTGGTTCGGAAGTCTGAACCCTAAATCTGTTGATAGTTTCGATTATCTTGGACAGCAATTCCTGGGTCAATTTCTTGCCtctagaagaagaaagaagaacccGACATATTTGTTATCTCTCATGCAGGGAAAAGACGAATCTTTGAAAGATTATTTGTCGCGATTCAATCGAGAGAAGTTGACAGTGGAGAGTACTGACGAGCAAAACATTCTATCAGCATTGATGCATGGTATACAGACTAAAGGGCCTCTGATGGCCGAGTTGTCCAAAAGGCCAAAGACGGGAACTTTACGACAATTTAACAGTAAGGCCGAGGAATTCATCAACCAAGAAGAGACTATCTCGGCGTTGCTGAAATCTAAAGTTGCCAAGAGAAAATCTGCTGCTGATCCAGTTATGACAAATCCGAGAGTTATAAtcgaaaagaagaagaaggacgGCCAAGATCCTAAGATTCAGGATAAAAAGGTCGGTCTGCTACCTCGTCCGAACCAGCATCAACAATATGTGGGATGGACACCTTTGAATACAACTGTTTATAAGGTGTTCATGGAGATTAAAAAGGACCCGAACTTTCGATGGCCAGGAAGGATGAAATCTCCTCCCCAGCGCCGCAGTACTCAAAAATTTTGCGAGTATCATAATGATCATGGGCATCAAACCGAGGATTGTATCAGTCTTCGGTTCGAGATTGAAAAATTTCTGAGAAATGGGAAGTTGCTAAATTTCTTGGCCAAAGAGAATAGCAAAGGAAAGAACATTCAAGGTGGACAGGGACAACATTCAGGTCAGATCGATGATCTGTCACGCAACCAGAGGCAGAGGTGTGATGAACCGAGGGTTTCGCAAAATCAGCAGCAAAATCCTCAGAACCAAGCTATCATTGGCGAGATTCGCACCATCTCAGGAGGTCTGGCTAGCGGAGGAGAATCAAGCTCGGCAAGGAAGGCTTACGCCAAGCAGGCTAGAATGGAAGAAATCTTCGCGCTGGAAAAACCCTCCAAGATTTAG
- the LOC132172403 gene encoding myrcene synthase, chloroplastic-like, translating to MDLYRLASLGNANFTPQLLPPKTPISSFVKSASVPATFVCMATTQISTPSNNIVRRSANYQPPIWHYDYIQSLTSVYAGESFTGRIDKLKREVRMMFHKVVDPLEKLELIDILQRLGISYQFDDEIHRTLEGIYNVNHGGEILMCNKENIYATALEFRLLRQHGYSVPQEIFNSFKNEIGSFKVCLCDDIEGMICLYEASIHSVEGESILEEARDFAAKQLSEYVKQSKDQNLLAIVNHALELPLHWRMLRLEALWFIDVYRSRQDMNPILLELAELDFNIVQAAHLEDLKEVSR from the exons ATGGATCTTTACCGTCTTGCTTCACTCGGCAATGCCAACTTCACTCCACAGCTGCTGCCACCTAAGACTCCCATCTCATCATTCGTGAAATCCGCAAGTGTTCCTGCTACTTTCGTATGCATGGCCACCACCCAAATCTCAACTCCTTCCAATAATATTGTTCGGCGATCAGCAAATTACCAACCTCCCATTTGGCACTATGATTACATTCAGTCACTGACGAGTGTATAtgcg GGGGAGTCATTCACCGGACGGATTGATAAGCTCAAAAGAGAAGTGAGGATGATGTTTCACAAAGTCGTGGATCCTTTAGAGAAACTTGAGCTGATTGATATCTTGCAAAGACTTGGAATATCTTACCAATTTGATGATGAAATACATAGGACCTTGGAAGGTATATACAATGTTAATCATGGTGGTGAAATATTAATGTGCAACAAGGAGAATATATACGCCACCGCTCTTGAATTTAGATTGTTAAGACAACATGGATACAGTGTGCCTCAAG agatttttaatagtttcaaGAATGAGATAGGGAGCTTCAAGGTGTGCCTATGTGATGATATCGAGGGAATGATATGCTTGTATGAAGCCTCAATCCATTCGGTAGAAGGCGAAAGTATATTGGAAGAAGCAAGAGATTTCGCTGCCAAGCAACTCTCGGAGTACGTCAAGCAAAGCAAAGATCAAAATCTTCTTGCTATAGTGAACCATGCCCTGGAGCTTCCTCTCCATTGGAGGATGCTAAGGTTAGAAGCGTTGTGGTTCATTGACGTATACAGAAGCAGACAAGACATGAACCCTATCTTGCTTGAGCTCGCAGAATTGGATTTCAACATTGTCCAAGCAGCCCACCTAGAAGATCTAAAAGAAGTGTCAAGGTAA